The uncultured Desulfobulbus sp. genome window below encodes:
- a CDS encoding sigma 54-interacting transcriptional regulator, whose product MDQHQAKVLLIDDESDLLRLWKLRLESNGYMVITAESGEEGLAAFAAWKPEVVLTDLRMPGIDGMALFEAIRQQNKSVPVIIITAHGSIPEAVEATRQGVFSFLTKPIDGAALVKEVANALELSSGHPENTSKRNTWRQDIVCQSQAMEELLSRAKLVAETDATVLIRGESGTGKELLAIALHNASQYRNGPFIPVNCTAIPESLLESELFGHVKGSFTGAVKNYAGLFQSAHNGTLFLDEIGDMPLHIQVKLLRVLQDRQIRPVGSSQPIPVNVRIISATHRNLEEAIKENTFREDLFYRLNVVSLELPPLHQRREDIPLLAEHFVQQLQKKGDGQDKRFTPEAMKVLVEAPWPGNVRQLFNVVENAMALATSSLISEDLLHDAIKQHQNKILPLSEAKRQFEQQYLIQLLQTTQGNVSQAARLAQRNRTDFYKLLNRHHIVPALYKD is encoded by the coding sequence ATGGATCAGCACCAAGCTAAAGTTCTGCTGATTGATGACGAGAGCGACCTGCTCCGACTGTGGAAACTCCGCCTGGAAAGCAACGGATATATGGTGATTACCGCAGAAAGCGGTGAAGAAGGACTGGCAGCCTTTGCCGCCTGGAAACCCGAGGTGGTCCTCACCGATCTGCGTATGCCCGGTATCGATGGCATGGCTCTCTTTGAAGCCATCCGCCAACAGAATAAATCTGTACCGGTCATCATTATCACCGCCCATGGCTCCATCCCCGAGGCGGTCGAAGCAACCCGACAGGGTGTATTTTCCTTTTTAACCAAACCCATTGATGGTGCGGCGCTTGTTAAAGAGGTCGCCAATGCACTGGAGCTTTCCAGTGGTCATCCCGAGAACACCTCAAAACGCAACACCTGGCGCCAGGATATTGTCTGCCAGAGCCAAGCCATGGAGGAGCTGCTTTCTCGGGCCAAACTGGTGGCAGAAACGGATGCGACCGTGCTGATTCGGGGAGAAAGTGGCACCGGCAAGGAACTTTTGGCCATAGCCCTGCATAATGCCAGTCAGTACCGCAATGGACCTTTCATTCCGGTGAACTGTACGGCTATTCCAGAGAGTTTGTTGGAGTCAGAATTATTTGGCCATGTAAAAGGTTCCTTTACAGGGGCTGTCAAAAACTATGCAGGCCTGTTTCAGTCGGCGCACAACGGCACGCTTTTTCTTGATGAAATCGGTGACATGCCTCTGCATATTCAGGTGAAACTGCTGCGGGTACTCCAGGATCGGCAGATCAGACCAGTAGGGAGCTCTCAACCTATTCCTGTGAATGTGCGCATCATATCGGCTACCCACCGCAACCTGGAAGAGGCAATCAAAGAAAACACCTTTCGAGAGGATCTCTTTTACCGCCTCAACGTGGTCAGCCTTGAATTGCCCCCCCTGCATCAACGCAGGGAAGACATTCCTTTGCTGGCCGAGCATTTTGTCCAACAGCTGCAGAAAAAGGGGGATGGTCAGGATAAGCGATTCACGCCAGAGGCGATGAAGGTATTGGTGGAAGCCCCCTGGCCAGGAAACGTACGCCAACTGTTTAATGTGGTGGAAAACGCCATGGCCCTGGCAACCTCTTCCCTTATCTCAGAGGACTTGCTGCACGACGCGATCAAACAGCATCAAAATAAAATTTTGCCACTTTCAGAAGCCAAGCGCCAGTTTGAGCAACAGTACCTGATTCAGTTGTTGCAAACTACCCAAGGCAACGTCTCCCAAGCGGCTCGTCTTGCCCAGCGCAACCGAACTGATTTCTATAAATTATTGAATCGGCATCATATTGTCCCAGCTTTGTATAAGGATTAG
- the tviB gene encoding Vi polysaccharide biosynthesis UDP-N-acetylglucosamine C-6 dehydrogenase TviB, giving the protein MLNLDKVSIAVIGLGYVGLPLAVEFSKKRPTFGFDLKEKRIEELKQHIDVTREVTTEELKQVGKLQYSCHIKDLSECNIFIVAVPTPIDDNKRPDFTPLIKASETVAQVLKTGDIVIYESTVYPGATEEVCVPILERVSGLQFNQDFFTGYSPERINPGDHQHRLPTIVKVTSGSTPEAADFVDALYGLIITAGTYKASSIRVAEAAKVIENTQRDVNIALINELALIFNKLGIDTLEVLKAAGTKWNFLPFRPGLVGGHCIGVDPYYLTHKAQEVGYHPEMILAGRRLNDDMGRYIASETVKLMLKRRIHVAGAHILVLGLTFKENCPDLRNTRVIDIINELTSFGANVEVYDPWVDQEEAAAMYNVTMIPELPPLRYDAVVLAVGHQEFARLTESELRKICRTNAVIYDVKHALPSDVADGTL; this is encoded by the coding sequence ATGCTCAATCTCGATAAAGTCTCTATTGCCGTCATTGGTCTTGGTTATGTTGGCCTTCCCCTGGCCGTTGAATTTAGCAAAAAACGCCCCACTTTCGGCTTTGATTTAAAAGAAAAACGAATTGAGGAACTTAAACAACACATAGATGTAACTCGGGAGGTTACCACAGAAGAACTCAAACAGGTCGGCAAATTGCAATATAGTTGCCACATCAAAGATCTCTCTGAATGCAATATCTTTATCGTCGCTGTCCCCACCCCAATCGACGATAATAAACGACCTGATTTCACCCCTTTGATCAAAGCCTCAGAGACCGTCGCCCAAGTCCTTAAAACGGGCGATATCGTTATTTATGAATCGACAGTCTATCCAGGAGCGACCGAGGAAGTTTGTGTCCCTATTTTGGAACGAGTTTCTGGCCTCCAGTTCAACCAGGATTTCTTTACAGGCTATAGCCCAGAGCGCATCAATCCCGGTGACCACCAACACCGCTTACCAACCATCGTCAAGGTCACTTCTGGATCCACGCCCGAGGCGGCCGATTTTGTTGACGCGCTCTATGGGCTCATCATCACTGCTGGCACCTATAAAGCAAGCTCCATTCGTGTAGCCGAGGCGGCCAAGGTTATCGAAAATACCCAACGCGACGTCAATATTGCTTTGATTAATGAATTGGCACTAATCTTCAATAAACTTGGGATAGACACTTTGGAAGTACTCAAAGCGGCGGGAACTAAATGGAATTTCTTACCGTTTCGCCCTGGTCTTGTTGGAGGTCACTGCATTGGTGTCGATCCCTATTATCTCACTCACAAAGCCCAGGAGGTTGGTTATCACCCGGAAATGATCTTGGCGGGACGACGACTTAACGATGATATGGGCCGGTATATTGCTTCGGAAACCGTCAAACTGATGTTGAAACGGCGCATCCATGTAGCCGGTGCTCATATACTGGTTCTTGGTTTGACTTTTAAAGAAAATTGCCCAGACTTACGCAATACCCGAGTGATAGACATTATCAATGAATTGACATCTTTTGGTGCCAATGTGGAAGTCTATGATCCTTGGGTCGATCAGGAAGAAGCAGCTGCCATGTATAACGTGACCATGATCCCAGAACTTCCTCCACTACGCTACGATGCCGTGGTCTTGGCAGTGGGCCACCAGGAATTTGCAAGGCTTACTGAATCTGAATTACGTAAAATTTGTCGGACAAATGCGGTAATCTACGACGTAAAACACGCCCTGCCTTCCGATGTTGCCGATGGAACGCTTTAG
- the mutM gene encoding bifunctional DNA-formamidopyrimidine glycosylase/DNA-(apurinic or apyrimidinic site) lyase has product MPELPEVEVTRRGLLESLPGCLVEGVRCSKFRLRKSIPRALLNKEIVGQQVVDVDRRAKYILVRMSSGAVLLLHLGMTGKLTVIESSQPRNKHDHMALALDNGFELRFNDCRRFGLVVVWGARQAAELEAAFSQNEGVEPFGPEFTGANLMKMALRRTVPVKSFLMNSKIIAGIGNIYANEILFATGLNPFQPANTISEHKWQEIVEAARQILQQAIDTGGSSISDFLGTNGHPGYFQLQLQVYGRKGELCVHCETEISKADIGGRATYYCPRCQK; this is encoded by the coding sequence ATGCCTGAATTACCCGAGGTAGAAGTCACTCGGCGTGGCTTGCTTGAGTCGCTGCCAGGCTGCCTGGTTGAAGGTGTCCGCTGTTCGAAATTTCGTTTACGAAAAAGTATACCGCGTGCCTTGTTGAACAAAGAAATAGTGGGGCAGCAGGTGGTGGATGTTGACCGCCGGGCAAAGTATATCCTGGTGCGTATGAGCAGCGGAGCCGTACTGCTCCTCCATCTGGGCATGACTGGAAAACTCACTGTGATTGAGTCGAGTCAGCCCCGGAACAAACATGATCACATGGCTCTGGCCCTGGATAACGGTTTTGAACTGCGTTTTAACGATTGTCGTCGCTTCGGATTGGTTGTGGTCTGGGGAGCGCGACAGGCCGCCGAGCTGGAGGCAGCCTTTTCTCAAAATGAAGGTGTCGAGCCTTTTGGGCCAGAGTTTACTGGAGCGAACCTGATGAAGATGGCCCTGCGACGCACTGTCCCGGTGAAATCATTTCTCATGAATTCTAAAATAATCGCCGGAATTGGGAATATTTATGCCAATGAAATTCTTTTTGCCACTGGGCTTAATCCATTTCAGCCCGCAAACACGATAAGCGAACATAAGTGGCAGGAGATCGTTGAGGCGGCGAGACAGATCTTGCAGCAGGCTATCGATACAGGAGGTTCTTCAATCTCAGATTTTCTCGGAACCAACGGGCATCCAGGTTACTTTCAGCTTCAGCTTCAGGTCTACGGACGTAAAGGTGAGCTGTGTGTTCATTGTGAAACAGAAATTAGCAAGGCTGATATCGGTGGACGGGCAACCTACTATTGCCCCCGTTGCCAGAAATAA
- a CDS encoding 4'-phosphopantetheinyl transferase superfamily protein, with the protein MEIPLMVRSIFKGELLPLSITEQHALSLVDLNRLAAMLEDAKTDLSVQSLLSVQEKEIFKGFSYKKRRIEWLGGRLAAKKALCQSPLSGVHWNEISILPQEHGQPGVYYSGQQDLAEQVSISHSVDFAVALANASGTCGVDIQQFSDRLMRVQERFASGEELSLLQDETDDVRRLGLLWAAKEAMKKCFFAKDSSFFGHFHLVRAQKTESHLWQFQCALEQGGKRFANIQVVSLQQYALAAVQGGNNA; encoded by the coding sequence ATGGAAATACCCTTGATGGTGCGTTCCATCTTCAAAGGCGAACTTCTCCCTCTGTCGATCACTGAGCAGCACGCGCTCAGTCTGGTAGATTTAAACCGCTTAGCCGCAATGCTAGAGGATGCAAAAACAGATCTATCGGTGCAAAGTCTACTTTCTGTGCAGGAAAAAGAGATTTTTAAAGGGTTCTCCTATAAAAAACGAAGAATTGAATGGCTCGGTGGCAGATTGGCTGCGAAAAAAGCCCTGTGCCAATCACCTCTTAGTGGAGTGCACTGGAACGAGATCTCGATTCTTCCTCAGGAACACGGGCAACCGGGGGTGTATTACTCTGGACAGCAGGATCTCGCAGAGCAGGTTTCAATTTCTCATAGTGTTGACTTTGCAGTTGCCTTGGCAAATGCTTCAGGAACCTGTGGTGTTGATATTCAGCAATTTTCTGATCGTTTAATGCGTGTTCAAGAGCGATTTGCCTCTGGAGAAGAGCTCTCGCTTCTCCAGGACGAGACAGACGATGTGCGGCGCTTAGGCCTGCTCTGGGCAGCAAAAGAAGCGATGAAAAAGTGTTTTTTTGCAAAGGATTCCAGTTTCTTTGGGCATTTTCACCTTGTGCGGGCCCAAAAAACAGAATCACATCTCTGGCAGTTTCAGTGTGCGCTTGAACAAGGCGGGAAACGTTTTGCAAATATCCAGGTTGTGTCATTGCAGCAGTATGCACTCGCTGCTGTCCAGGGAGGGAACAATGCCTGA
- a CDS encoding CvpA family protein: MPTFNSLTYFDYTVFAIFLLFFLHGLWTGGTRQMTGLVALVGAYFLAGRSTSTIIPYMQKYIESPKITFLLSFGLLVVLVSAVFSIIGKIIQRFVQPTHPSLADRVVGLFVSGAKALFVSSLLFMAMASMLSTTNNLLRNSATTPYLKVGANIFRTWIQDQHLQQEFIQKEPAIRTMPLPPPAQKQQVKIKL; this comes from the coding sequence ATGCCTACTTTCAACAGCCTTACCTATTTTGATTACACAGTCTTTGCCATTTTTCTGCTATTTTTCCTACACGGGTTATGGACCGGTGGTACACGGCAGATGACCGGACTGGTTGCGCTTGTGGGGGCATATTTTCTGGCGGGGCGATCCACTTCGACCATTATCCCCTACATGCAGAAGTATATCGAAAGTCCCAAAATAACCTTTCTCCTGAGCTTTGGGCTGCTTGTTGTACTGGTGAGCGCTGTTTTTTCTATTATCGGTAAAATTATTCAGAGATTTGTGCAACCAACTCACCCCAGCTTGGCAGATCGTGTGGTCGGTCTTTTTGTGAGTGGAGCCAAGGCACTTTTTGTGAGCTCGTTACTTTTTATGGCCATGGCGTCTATGCTTTCTACCACCAATAACCTCCTGCGCAACTCAGCGACCACTCCCTACTTGAAAGTCGGGGCAAATATCTTTCGCACCTGGATCCAAGACCAGCACTTGCAACAGGAATTTATCCAAAAAGAGCCTGCTATTCGTACTATGCCTCTCCCGCCTCCAGCACAAAAGCAGCAGGTAAAAATCAAACTCTAG
- a CDS encoding phosphomannomutase, with the protein MTTSLRCFTAYDVRGKIPDDFDEHIALRIALAFTEHCKVRKMVIGRDMRLTSPLLAETITAGLLKQGIDIVDIGLCGTEEVYQAVFGGVEAGIDGGIMITASHNPAAYNGMKIVQRESRPVSSDSGLLEIEQLAADDDWFTQKTIQPAPHEGAYTSVTNKDTYIKHILSMVDCSVMQPMKIVVNAGNGCAGPVLDLLAAHLPFEFIRLNHEPDGTFPNGVPNPLLPEKREVTAQAVREHKADLGIAWDGDFDRCFFYDEQGRFIEGYYIVGLLAVSMLQQAPGSTILHDPRLTWNTIEMVKAAGGVPAVTRTGHAFIKENMRAKNAIYGGEMSAHHYFRDFGYCDSGMLPWLLVCRLMSLSGKTLSALCNERMGAFPVSGEINSKVEDPDAVIAEIERRYADGAKDYIDGVSVEYPTYRFNLRKSNTEPVLRLNVESRGDQNLMERKTEELLNIIRS; encoded by the coding sequence ATGACCACCAGCTTACGTTGCTTTACCGCCTACGACGTTCGAGGCAAGATTCCCGATGATTTTGATGAGCACATCGCCTTACGCATCGCCCTGGCCTTCACTGAACATTGTAAGGTAAGAAAAATGGTCATTGGGCGCGACATGCGCCTGACCAGCCCCCTGCTTGCCGAAACGATCACTGCAGGGTTGCTTAAGCAAGGCATCGATATTGTTGACATCGGTCTCTGTGGCACAGAAGAGGTCTACCAGGCGGTATTCGGAGGGGTGGAGGCAGGTATTGATGGCGGCATCATGATTACCGCCAGTCACAACCCTGCAGCCTACAATGGAATGAAGATTGTCCAGCGAGAGTCCCGCCCTGTCTCCTCAGACAGCGGGCTGCTTGAAATAGAGCAACTGGCGGCTGACGATGACTGGTTTACTCAAAAAACAATCCAGCCGGCACCCCATGAGGGGGCGTACACCTCAGTCACCAATAAAGACACTTACATTAAACACATTCTCAGTATGGTTGACTGCTCGGTGATGCAGCCCATGAAAATTGTGGTTAATGCGGGGAACGGATGTGCTGGCCCTGTGCTTGACCTGCTGGCTGCCCACCTGCCCTTCGAGTTCATTCGTTTGAACCACGAGCCTGATGGCACCTTTCCCAATGGGGTCCCCAATCCGCTCCTCCCTGAAAAACGTGAAGTAACAGCTCAGGCTGTACGCGAACATAAGGCCGACCTGGGCATAGCCTGGGATGGCGACTTTGACCGCTGCTTTTTTTATGATGAACAGGGCCGTTTTATTGAAGGGTATTATATTGTCGGTCTCCTGGCGGTTTCCATGCTGCAGCAGGCCCCTGGCTCCACCATCCTCCATGACCCCCGTCTGACTTGGAACACCATCGAGATGGTCAAAGCTGCTGGCGGTGTTCCTGCCGTGACCCGGACTGGGCACGCCTTCATTAAAGAAAATATGCGGGCAAAAAACGCAATCTATGGCGGTGAGATGTCCGCCCATCATTATTTTCGAGATTTTGGCTATTGCGATTCAGGCATGCTGCCCTGGCTCTTGGTCTGCAGGCTTATGAGTCTCAGTGGAAAAACCTTATCAGCCCTGTGCAATGAACGCATGGGAGCCTTTCCAGTCAGTGGTGAGATTAACTCCAAGGTGGAGGATCCTGATGCTGTTATTGCTGAAATTGAACGACGTTATGCTGATGGGGCCAAGGACTATATTGATGGAGTATCTGTAGAATACCCCACTTATCGCTTTAACCTGCGCAAATCCAACACCGAGCCTGTCCTACGGCTCAATGTGGAATCCCGAGGCGACCAGAACCTGATGGAACGAAAAACAGAAGAACTCCTGAATATTATTCGTAGTTAA
- a CDS encoding mannose-1-phosphate guanylyltransferase/mannose-6-phosphate isomerase, which produces MAIQPVILAGGTGSRLWPLSRELYPKQVINLTGNLSLLQNTVQRLSHLNDVLDPIIVVGEEHRFLTKTQLEDLDAFPQFQILLEPCGKNTAPAICGAAAFVAQKGRAQDILLVLPADHLIQKEEPFAQAIEQAVTLAEAGKIVTFGIVPDRPETGYGYIARGEGNQVESFVEKPDLATAEQYLASGRYFWNSGMFAFTAETMLAEMELHAPVIAEQMSNAVQQGTPDGVFFRFNAQNMGACPSDSIDYVVMEKTTRACVVEADIGWSDIGSWQALWEVSEKDDQGNVSYGDVVLEDVKNSLIRAEHTLVATVGLEDTLVVETADAVLVAPMNRSQDVKRIVSRLKQEKRPEYHTHRTVYRPWGSYTTLELQPRFQIKRITVNPGARLSLQMHHHRHEHWVVVSGTAKIQNGEQEILLKENESTYIPSCTVHRLENPGVIPLELIEVQIGSYLGEDDIVRFDDEYGRTKN; this is translated from the coding sequence GTGGCAATTCAACCCGTTATCTTAGCCGGAGGCACCGGCTCTCGTTTGTGGCCTCTTTCCCGTGAGCTGTATCCCAAGCAGGTGATTAACCTGACCGGTAATCTGTCTCTGCTTCAAAATACAGTGCAGCGCCTGAGCCATTTAAACGACGTACTCGACCCAATTATTGTGGTCGGTGAAGAGCACCGTTTTCTCACCAAAACCCAGCTTGAAGATTTAGACGCTTTTCCTCAATTTCAAATCCTCCTTGAGCCCTGCGGAAAAAATACGGCCCCTGCAATCTGCGGAGCTGCCGCCTTTGTTGCCCAGAAAGGGCGAGCACAGGATATCCTCCTGGTTCTTCCAGCAGATCATCTCATTCAAAAAGAAGAACCATTTGCCCAGGCAATTGAGCAGGCAGTGACACTGGCCGAAGCGGGCAAGATCGTTACCTTTGGTATTGTCCCCGATCGTCCGGAAACAGGGTATGGCTACATTGCCCGAGGCGAGGGCAATCAGGTGGAGAGCTTTGTCGAAAAACCAGATCTGGCCACTGCTGAGCAGTACCTAGCCAGCGGTCGCTACTTCTGGAACAGTGGCATGTTTGCCTTTACCGCAGAGACCATGCTCGCAGAAATGGAGCTGCACGCACCTGTGATTGCCGAACAAATGAGTAACGCCGTCCAGCAGGGTACACCTGACGGCGTTTTTTTCCGCTTTAACGCTCAAAACATGGGGGCTTGCCCTTCTGATTCCATCGACTATGTGGTCATGGAAAAAACCACCAGGGCCTGCGTGGTCGAGGCGGACATAGGCTGGTCGGATATTGGTTCCTGGCAGGCTTTATGGGAAGTTTCAGAAAAAGATGATCAGGGCAATGTCAGCTATGGCGATGTAGTGCTTGAGGATGTCAAGAATTCCCTAATTCGTGCAGAACATACCTTAGTGGCAACCGTTGGCCTGGAAGATACGCTAGTGGTAGAAACTGCAGATGCGGTCCTGGTTGCACCAATGAATCGATCTCAGGATGTAAAAAGGATTGTCAGCAGACTCAAACAGGAAAAACGTCCGGAATATCATACCCACCGAACCGTCTATCGGCCTTGGGGAAGCTACACGACCCTGGAGCTACAACCACGCTTTCAGATCAAACGAATCACGGTTAATCCTGGGGCACGACTCTCCCTGCAGATGCACCATCACCGGCATGAACATTGGGTGGTGGTCTCCGGCACGGCAAAGATTCAGAATGGTGAGCAGGAAATTTTACTCAAAGAAAACGAATCCACCTATATTCCCAGCTGCACTGTCCACCGCCTGGAAAATCCTGGTGTCATTCCATTAGAGTTAATCGAAGTCCAGATCGGCAGCTACCTGGGCGAAGATGACATCGTTCGTTTTGACGACGAGTACGGAAGAACAAAAAATTAA
- a CDS encoding PilZ domain-containing protein, whose translation MTSERRRYIRPEALNLLDYLVVDEQGRQGEYSMARTLNVSKGGILMETHKQLPKGQQVMITLGLQDQLIDVMGRIVYVVGTAGRFHNGIEFFHLSDIDKQILERYVSAFHSLYSEELRELEGQ comes from the coding sequence ATGACTTCAGAACGTAGACGATACATTAGGCCAGAAGCACTTAATTTGCTTGATTACCTGGTTGTTGATGAACAGGGGCGCCAGGGAGAATATTCTATGGCGAGAACCCTGAATGTCAGTAAAGGGGGGATACTCATGGAGACGCATAAGCAGCTTCCTAAGGGGCAGCAGGTTATGATAACTCTCGGACTACAAGATCAACTTATCGATGTCATGGGGCGTATTGTCTACGTTGTTGGCACCGCAGGCCGTTTTCATAACGGTATAGAATTTTTTCATCTTTCTGATATCGATAAGCAGATTCTAGAGCGCTATGTCAGCGCCTTTCATTCGCTGTATTCTGAGGAACTCAGAGAACTCGAAGGACAATAA
- a CDS encoding ammonium transporter produces MINGADTAFILAAAGLVLLMTPGLALFYAGMVRSKNVLGTIMQSLVLISIISLEWVYIGYSMSFGPDIGGFVGDLSWFALKGVTNAPSDTYATTIPQTVFMIYQCMFAVITPALIAGAFAERVRFPSFVLFSLLWAVLVYNPVCHWIWGSGGWLAKLGVLDFAGGLVVHATCGMAALASVMIIGPRKGFGQTNFMPHSLPMTMLGTGLLWFGWFGFNGGSALAVNEVAATAFVATHLGGMAGMAMWTALEWVKLGKPTTLGAASGAISGLATITPAAGFVGPNAAIIIGLIAGVVCYIAVNLKSRFKFDDSLDVVGIHGIGGVTGTILLGIFATKTVNPGGADGLLAGSATQLMNQLIGVAVVCAYAFIVSWVLLKVINAVIGLRISVEAEHQGLDYTEHSETAYN; encoded by the coding sequence ATGATCAACGGTGCTGATACGGCGTTTATATTAGCCGCAGCGGGGTTGGTCCTGTTGATGACACCAGGACTGGCCTTATTCTACGCGGGAATGGTACGCAGCAAGAACGTGCTGGGCACAATCATGCAAAGCCTGGTATTGATTTCTATTATTTCACTGGAATGGGTTTATATTGGCTACTCCATGTCTTTTGGACCCGATATAGGTGGTTTTGTTGGCGACCTGAGCTGGTTTGCCCTGAAAGGCGTAACCAATGCCCCCAGCGACACCTATGCCACGACCATTCCGCAAACGGTATTCATGATTTATCAATGCATGTTTGCCGTTATTACCCCTGCTCTGATCGCAGGTGCCTTTGCCGAACGTGTGCGTTTTCCGTCCTTCGTTCTGTTCAGTCTTCTTTGGGCAGTGCTGGTTTACAATCCGGTATGTCACTGGATTTGGGGAAGTGGCGGTTGGCTAGCCAAACTTGGTGTGCTTGACTTCGCAGGCGGCCTGGTGGTGCACGCGACCTGTGGTATGGCAGCCTTGGCCTCCGTCATGATCATTGGGCCACGTAAAGGCTTTGGGCAGACCAACTTTATGCCCCACAGTTTGCCCATGACCATGCTCGGCACCGGCTTACTTTGGTTTGGCTGGTTTGGCTTTAATGGCGGCTCAGCCTTGGCTGTCAACGAAGTCGCAGCTACGGCATTTGTCGCCACCCATCTCGGCGGTATGGCCGGAATGGCCATGTGGACGGCTCTTGAATGGGTAAAACTGGGTAAACCAACAACTTTGGGCGCAGCCTCTGGTGCGATTTCCGGCCTGGCCACCATCACCCCGGCCGCTGGTTTTGTTGGACCGAACGCAGCGATTATAATAGGATTAATTGCAGGTGTTGTCTGCTATATCGCGGTCAACTTAAAAAGCAGATTCAAATTCGACGATTCGCTTGATGTTGTTGGTATCCATGGGATCGGTGGGGTTACCGGAACAATCCTTCTGGGAATTTTTGCAACAAAAACGGTTAACCCTGGCGGGGCTGATGGATTACTTGCCGGTTCTGCAACCCAGCTGATGAATCAGTTGATCGGAGTTGCAGTGGTTTGTGCCTACGCCTTTATCGTGAGTTGGGTTCTTTTGAAGGTAATCAACGCCGTGATAGGGTTACGCATCAGCGTAGAGGCCGAACATCAGGGATTGGATTATACTGAGCACTCGGAGACAGCCTACAATTAA
- a CDS encoding P-II family nitrogen regulator, which translates to MKKIEAIIKPFKLDEVKNALNDIGIKGMTVSEVKGYGRQKGHTEIYRGAEYVVDFIPKIKLDIIVNDDMVQQVVNTIIEQSRTGKIGDGKIFVTSVEEIIRVRTGETGSEAI; encoded by the coding sequence ATGAAAAAAATTGAAGCCATTATTAAACCCTTTAAACTCGATGAAGTAAAAAATGCCTTAAATGACATCGGTATCAAGGGCATGACAGTCAGCGAGGTTAAAGGTTACGGACGCCAGAAAGGCCATACGGAGATCTATCGTGGCGCCGAATATGTGGTTGATTTTATACCTAAAATAAAACTAGACATCATCGTCAACGACGACATGGTACAACAAGTTGTGAATACTATCATCGAACAATCCAGAACCGGAAAGATAGGTGACGGTAAAATATTTGTGACTTCGGTTGAAGAAATCATTCGTGTACGAACCGGAGAAACAGGGAGTGAGGCTATTTAA